The sequence below is a genomic window from Flagellimonas marinaquae.
CCGTACCTACAGTACTGGAATGGAAGGTAAAGTAGCCAATAATTACACTATTGTGCCCTCTTTCCGAGGAAAATATCCCATACCCAGTATCTCCTTCAGCTATTTTAATCCTTCGACGGGAAGGTACAATACCATCAACTCGGAAGAAATAAACATTGAGGTAATAGAGGGACCAACAGGAAATTCCGACAATGTCTCGGTACCTTCGGCGAATAAACAATTGGTTGTGCCGACCGGGGAACAGTTCCATTTCATCAACATTAATCCCAACCTAAAGCCCATCGATCAAAAGCGCTTTTTTGGCTCAAATACGTTTTTTATCCTTTTATTGGCACCCCTACTCTTGATTCCATTGGCCATTTTCTTTTTTAAGAAGCGTGAGGCCATTGCCAGCGATGTGATCGGAAACAAAATCAAGCAAGCCAACAAATTGGCCAGAAAATATCTTTCCACCGCAAAAAAGGAGCTTGGCAATAAAGAGGCATTTTATGTAGCCCTGGAAAAAGGACTGCACAACTATTTAAAAGCAAAGTTACATATAGAGACCTCGGAATTCAGCAAGGATAAAATAACCCATATTCTTTCGGAAAAGAATGTCGACACAAATGACATTTCTGGGTTTATTGAATTGCTGAGAAGTTGCGAAATGGCTCGATATAGCCCATTCTCCAATGTTCAGATGCAACAGGATTACGAAAAGGCGAGCGATGTAATATCTAAATTGGACAAGCAGTTATGAGCACAAAAAAAATAGTCCTTTTAATTTGTCTTGGTTGTTGCTCTTTGGGATTTTCCCAAAATGAAGCACTCTTTAACGAAGCCACAGAACTGTACAACAATGGCGAATACTCTTCGGCCATTGAGAATTATAAAAAAATACTTGAAAACGGAGAACATTCGTCCTCGGTATATTTCAATCTTGGGAATTGCAACTATAAGTTAAATGCCATAGGCCCAAGTATTTACTTTTATGAGAAGGCACTGCTTTTGGACCCGAACAACAAAGAGATTCAAAACAATCTTAGGTTTGCGCAGAATATGCGTTTGGATGCCATAGAAGAAATGCCAAAAACTGAGCTTTCACGGATATATACTGCCATAGTCGGTATGTTCTCTTCCGATCAGTGGGCATATATTGCCGTTGGACTAATTTTTTTATTCGTTCTGGCGTACATGGCCTATTATTTTTTACGACCGGCCAACCAAAAAAGAGCCGCCTTTATCTCGAGTATTTTTTCTTTAGCATTGGGAAGTGTTTGTATCTTAATGGCTTACCTCAACCATCAACAGTACAAAAATGATGATCCAGCCATTGTTTTTAGCAAAGAAGTTCAAGTAACTTCCGAACCAAACAACAACAGTGCGGCCATTTTCACCCTACACGAAGGGACCAAAGTAAACATCTTGGAAGAGTTGGATGATTGGAGGAGAATACGCATTGCAGATGGTCAAACTGGATGGTTAATGGATAACACCATTAAGCCATTAAAAGATTTTTA
It includes:
- a CDS encoding SH3 domain-containing protein; its protein translation is MSTKKIVLLICLGCCSLGFSQNEALFNEATELYNNGEYSSAIENYKKILENGEHSSSVYFNLGNCNYKLNAIGPSIYFYEKALLLDPNNKEIQNNLRFAQNMRLDAIEEMPKTELSRIYTAIVGMFSSDQWAYIAVGLIFLFVLAYMAYYFLRPANQKRAAFISSIFSLALGSVCILMAYLNHQQYKNDDPAIVFSKEVQVTSEPNNNSAAIFTLHEGTKVNILEELDDWRRIRIADGQTGWLMDNTIKPLKDF